The following are from one region of the Oncorhynchus nerka isolate Pitt River linkage group LG8, Oner_Uvic_2.0, whole genome shotgun sequence genome:
- the hdlbpb gene encoding vigilin, with protein sequence MSSVAVLTPESFAEHRSGIKDQEMTGGVPEDEAYIPTYLEAFPPLPENKGAPGDKSGEPAGAWGSKIRPIKASVITQVFNVPLEERRYKDNSQFGDGGEEAKVCLDIMQRTGAHIELSLAKDQGLSIMVTGKLDSVMKARKEIVSRLQTQASATVAIPKEHHRFVIGKNGEKLQELELKTATKIAIPRPDDPSLNIRITGTKEGIEKARHEILLISAEQDKRAVERLSLEKVFHPFIAGAYNRLVQELCQETGARVSIPPPSLHKDEIVITGEKEAVALAISRIRAIYDEKKRKTTTISVEVKKSQHKYIVGPKGNSLHEIMETTGVSVEMPPLDSCSETIILRGEPDKLGPALTQVYAKAKSVMVVEVTAPAWLHRFIIGKKGQNIGRITQQLPKVHIEFTDGEERISLEGPTEEVEQAQLQIQDIIRDLLVRMDYTDVNIDQRFHRHLIGKNGANINRIKEQYKVSVWIPQEPDRSGLVRIEGDPKGVQLARRELMEMAQRMENERTKDLIVEQKFHRAIIGQKGEKIKEVRDKFPEVMINFPDPAQKSDIVQLRGPKNEVEKCAKFLAKLIADLMENSFSLSIPIFKQFHKNIIGKGGANIKKIREETTTKIDLPTENSNSEMIVITGRKNHCEAARDRILAIQRELANIKESDVTIPAKLHNSLIGSKGCLVRAVMEDCGGVHIHFPSEGSGSDRVTVRGPAGEVERAKRQLLQLAEEKQVNNFTAELQAKPEYHKFLIGKGGVNIRGVRDRTGARIIFPSPDEPEQELITIIGREEAVRLAQKELETLVKNLDDVVEDSMVVETRHHRYFVCRRGQVLRELAEEYGGVAVSFPRTGTHSDRITLKGAKDCVEAAKRRIQEIIEDLEAQVSVEVAVPQRYHRAVMGPKGVRIQQITRDYEVQVKFPERDDNNTAGQEPPQENGDASPEVEFVLRKCDVITISGRTEKCELAKIALLALVPVTEDVEVSFELHRYIIGQKGSGIRKMMEEYEVNIWVPQPEQQSDVIKVTGQVANVERAKSGLLERVKELQAEQEDRALRSFKVSISVDPKFHPKIIGRKGAVISQIRKDHDVNVQFPDKGDELQDVIVISGYERNTEEARSAIELLVSTLQEMVSQDVHLDPRTHARIIGARGKAVRKTMEEFKVDIRFPQPGSEDPGRVTVTGLPESVDNAVDHLLNLEEEYMLSVTETETMAAYMKPPSRYGVGGGVGGGDISGAAAKGFVVRDAPWNDKAPDMSNAEDFPAFGAGLAPKQTSAWGPKKF encoded by the exons ATGAGCTCTGTGGCTGTGTTGACCCCGGAGAGCTTTGCCGAGCACCGCAGCGGAATCAAAGACCAGGAGATGACAG GCGGTGTACCCGAGGATGAGGCCTATATCCCCACCTACCTGGAGGCCTTCCCTCCGCTCCCGGAGAATAAGGGAGCTCCGGGGGACAAGTCTGGAGAGCCTGCCGGGGCGTGGGGCTCCAAGATCAGACCCATCAAAGCCTCTGTCATCACCCAG gTGTTCAACGTGCCCCTGGAGGAGCGGCGCTACAAGGACAACAGCCAGTTTGGTGACGGGGGCGAGGAGGCCAAGGTGTGCCTGGACATCATGCAGAGGACGGGGGCTCACATCGAGCTTTCGCTGGCCAAGGACCAGGGCCTCTCCATCATGGTCACTGGGAAACTGGACTCTGTCATGAAGGCCCGTAAGGAGATCGTGTCTCGGCTGCAGACACAG GCTTCGGCCACGGTGGCCATCCCCAAGGAGCACCACCGGTTTGTGATCGGTAAGAACGGTGAGAAACTCCAGGAGCTGGAGCTGAAAACGGCCACGAAGATCGCCATCCCCCGACCTGACGACCCCAGCCTCAACATCAGAATCACAGGCACCAAGGAGGGCATCGAGAAGGCTCGTCACGAGATACTGCTGATATCAGCCGAACAG gacaaGCGAGCAGTGGAGCGTCTCTCCCTGGAGAAGGTGTTCCACCCGTTCATCGCTGGGGCCTACAACCGTCTGGTCCAGGAACTGTGTCAAGAGACTGGGGCCCGCGTCAGCATCCCCCCGCCCAGCCTGCACAAGGACGAGATCGTCATCACCGGGGAGAAGGAGGCTGTCGCCCTCGCCATCAGCCGCATACGGGCCATCTACGacgagaag AAGAGAAAGACCACCACCATCTCAGTGGAGGTGAAGAAGTCGCAGCACAAGTACATTGTGGGGCCTAAAGGCAACAGCCTGCATGAGATCATGGAGACCACCGGGGTTTCTGTGGAGATGCCCCCGCTGGACTCCTGCTCGGAGACCATCATCCTGAGGGGCGAGCCGGACAAGCTGGGCCCTGCACTTACACAGGTCTACGCCAAG GCCAAGAGTGTGATGGTGGTGGAGGTGACGGCCCCGGCCTGGCTCCATCGCTTCATCATCGGAAAGAAGGGACAGAACATCGGACGCATCACACAGCAGCTACCCAag GTTCACATTGAGTTCACAGACGGCGAGGAGCGGATATCCCTGGAGGGCCCCACGGAGGAGGTGGAGCAGGCCCAGCTTCAGATACAAGACATCATCAGAGACCTG CTGGTGAGGATGGACTACACTGACGTCAACATAGACCAGCGCTTTCACAGACACCTCATCGGCAAGAATGGAGCCAaca TTAACCGGATTAAAGAGCAGTACAAGGTGTCGGTGTGGATCCCCCAGGAGCCGGATCGAAGCGGCCTGGTCCGGATCGAGGGTGACCCCAAGGGGGTGCAGCTGGCACGCAGGGAGCTGATGGAAATGGCACAGAGGATG GAGAACGAGCGTACCAAAGACTTGATTGTCGAGCAGAAGTTCCACCGCGCCATCATCGGCCAGAAAGGGGAGAAGATCAAAGAGGTCCGGGATAAGTTCCCAGAG GTCATGATCAATTTCCCCGACCCGGCTCAGAAGAGTGACATTGTGCAGCTGAGAGGGCCCAAGAACGAGGTGGAGAAGTGTGCCAAGTTTCTGGCAAAACTCATCGCAGACCTG ATGGAGAACagcttctccctctccatccccatcttcaaACAGTTCCACAAAAACATCATCGGCAAAGGAGGCGCCAACATCAAAAAG ATCCGTGAGGAGACCACCACTAAGATTGACCTGCCCACAGAGAACAGTAACAGTGAGATGATAGTGATCACTGGGAGAAAGAACCACTGTGAAGCAGCCAGAGACAGGATCCTAGCCATCCAGAGAGAACTG gccaaCATCAAGGAGTCAGATGTGACCATCCCGGCCAAGCTCCACAACTCTCTGATAGGCTCTAAGGGCTGCCTGGTGCGGGCCGTCATGGAGGACTGTGGCGGGGTGCACATCCACTTCCCCTCCGAGGGCTCCGGGTCAGACAGGGTGACCGTCAGAGGGCCCGccggggaggtggagagggccaAGAGACAGCTACTACAACTGGCTgaagagaag CAAGTGAACAACTTCACGGCGGAGCTGCAGGCCAAGCCGGAGTACCACAAGTTCCTGATTGGAAAGGGAGGGGTAAACATCCGTGGTGTGCGGGACAGGACGGGCGCTCGCATCATCTTCCCGTCTCCCGACGAGCCGGAGCAGGAGCTCATCACCATCATAGGCAGGGAGGAGGCTGTCAGACTGGCCCAGAAAGAACTGGAGACACTCGTCAAAAACCTG gacGACGTGGTGGAGGACAGCATGGTTGTGGAGACGCGGCACCACCGGTACTTTGTCTGCCGGCGAGGCCAGGTGTTGAGGGAGCTGGCGGAGGAATACGGCGGCGTGGCGGTCAGCTTCCCCCGCACCGGGACTCACAGCGACCGCATCACACTGAAGGGGGCCAAGGACTGTGTGGAGGCAGCCAAACGAAGAATCCAGGAGATCATAGAGGATCTg gagGCCCAGGTGAGTGTTGAGGTGGCGGTCCCCCAGCGGTACCACAGGGCTGTGATGGGGCCTAAAGGCGTCAGGATCCAGCAGATCACCAGAGATTACGAGGTGCAGGTCAAGTTCCCGGAGAGAGACGACAACAACACAGCAG GACAGGAGCCCCCTCAGGAGAATGGTGACGCCAGCCCGGAGGTGGAGTTTGTCCTTCGCAAGTGTGACGTCATCACCATCTCAGGGCGGACGGAGAAGTGTGAGCTGGCAAAGATCGCCCTACTG gcTCTGGTCCCCGTCACGGAGGATGTTGAGGTGTCCTTTGAGCTACACCGTTACATCATTGGTCAGAAGGGCAGTGGCATCAGGAAGATGATGGAGGAGTATGAG gtgaACATCTGGGTACCCCAGCCGGAGCAGCAGTCGGATGTGATCAAGGTGACAGGTCAGGTGGCCAACGTAGAGCGAGCCAAGTCAGGCCTGCTGGAGAGAGTCAAAGAactacaggctgaacaggaggacAGG gCCTTGAGGAGCTTCAAGGTCTCCATCTCAGTAGATCCTAAGTTCCACCCCAAGATCATTGGCCGGAAGGGAGCGGTCATCTCTCAGATCCGCAAAGACCACGACGTCAACGTCCAGTTCCCAGATAAAGGGGACGAACTGCAg gatGTGATAGTGATCTCTGGGTATGAGCGTAACACAGAAGAGGCGCGGTCAGCCATCGAGCTGCTGGTGTCAACACTGCAGGAGATGGTCAGCCAAGACGTGCACCTGGACCcccgcacacacgcacgcatcaTCGGGGCCCGCGGCAAGGCCGTCCGCAAGACCATGGAAGAGTTCAAG GTGGACATCCGGTTTCCCCAGCCGGGTTCAGAGGACCCAGGCAGGGTGACAGTGACTGGACTACCAGAGAGTGTGGACAACGCCGTCGACCACCTCCTCAATCTGGAGGAGGAATAT ATGTTGAGTGTGACAGAGACCGAGACGATGGCTGCCTACATGAAGCCCCCGTCCCGCtatggagtgggggggggggttgggggtGGCGACATCAGCGGGGCGGCGGCCAAGGGCTTTGTGGTGCGGGACGCCCCCTGGAACGACAAG GCTCCTGATATGAGTAATGCTGAGGACTTCCCCGCCTTCGGCGCAGGCCTGGCCCCAAAACAGACCTCCGCCTGGGGCCCCAAGAAGTTTTGA